The DNA segment GAACTGCACAGGTGGGCAGAAAGGAGTTAAGCAGGGCCTGCCAAGGTCTCTCCAGGCCTCGCCCTTGGGGCACCTTCAAGTCTGTGGTCAACTGCTCATGTGTCCCTGGCCCTGAGGTCAGCCTTTTGGGAGAGTGCCCCCTACTGGCTACAGATGACTCATGCCTGAGCTTAACTTGGTTTCGGGGATTTCAGGTTGCCATGGAGAAAGGATGCTGTGTCTCCATGGAAACTAACCCCTTCGCTAAGTGGAGGTTCTGGGGGTGGTTCTGACAGCCAGCGCTAAATAGGGGGGAGTCTGGCTGTGAGGTCGTCAGCACATGGTGCTGCTGCTGGCTGCCTCCCACGCACACAGGCTCTGCCAGCCCGCCTTGCCAATCTGCCAAGAGACTGGGGCAGGTGCAGACATGATCCAGTCTCTAGGCACGGAGCACCCAGGCCACGTGATCAGCCTGTGCCACAAGTTGCTTCAGACTTTGTTCACCAGCACCAGGCAGTCCAGAGCCCAGCCCCGCACATCTGGAGCACATGCGTGGGGGAATGCCCCCTTCCCCAGCCTATACCCCAAGTCAGAGGGGGTAGGCTTTGCTCACTGGAGATACCAAGGCCCCCAGCAGAAACTGCCCGTCTCAAGCACTCTCCATGAGAGCCCTGATTCCCTTGCAAGGTAAATTAGACACATGTGGGTCATCCAGAGTCCCAGGAGAGGTTTTAATTCCAGTCCCTGAAATGTGGGAGGCAGATACCAGGAACCTCCTTGAGAAGGAAGACCCGAGGAGCCTGCCTTGTCACCTCCAGCAACAGCCAGGACACGCAGGCCCCCCAAATATAATTTCTGGCTCAGAGTTCCTGCAAAGTGGGACCCAGCTCAGTGATTGGGGTCCAAGGTCAGAAGAAAGGATGTTGCTTTGGCTTAAGACAGGCACGTCTTCGTCAGGGAGGGCTCCAAGGAGGGCGACCtttgggagggggtggtggtgggctgGCTGGGGAAGGAGCAGACCGTCCGGCTGGCCTCGGGCAGCCCCAGGCCTTCCCTGTTCAGGCCccggggagggcagagggggagCCCAGATCAGTGATGGCTGGAGCGGAGGACCCCGGAGCAGCACTGGAGAGCTGGCTGGGCAGACCCCGAGGGGCCTGCCGGTCTGCCTTTCTGCAGCAGGAACGTTCAAGTCTTGGGTTTGGTGCCAGCTGCTCcaaggggcccccctggctgtgAAGAGCAGGGTCAATCAAGGTCCTGAGGGTACACAGGAAGggaaaaatcactgcaggtgagaGGAAGGCAAACCAAGAGGAAGAGAGGCACTCCATACAGGGGACTGAGAGGAGTGGCCTTAGTCCGGCCCAGGGCAGGTGAGGCCgggagggcagggcagctccACAGCCTTTACTAATGGGCTTCCTGGTTCTCCGGGCCCCTGGGCCAGCTACAGAGGCTCAGCATTCCATCCTCCCTAACCAGACCTggccccaaccccaccccaatCCCCACCGTGACCTCGAACCCAGAGCTTCCCTCAGACCCAGAGCATCCTAACGGATCTGATATGCCCCCGCCTCCCACCCGGCGCCTTTCCAGGAGgctggcctgggggagggggtggtggaaGGCGGGACACCTTTGGTGGTTCTTACCATCTGATTTTCTCTTCTGAGGGGACACAGCTGCCCTTGCCTGGGTGGGTAAGAAAAGCCCACTGAGAGGCTGCCTGCAGCTAAGACCCCCCTCCACAGCAGCCtttctggggtgggggctgcacaCAGGGGCTGAGGGGAGCTTAAGGCCCCTTCTAGGCAAAGGATGGACATGCTCTCTTGTCAgagacccaggcagcctggctgccttccttcctcccagcccaTCAAAATCTGCCTGGGAACAAGAAAGGGGCTGAGGAAAAAAGGAGGTTTGGGAGACCAAGCAAAGCCAGGGAACCCGGGCTGAAGGCAGTGGGTGCCGGGGGCTGACAACAGAGCTCCCCAGGGGAAGGCCCGCACAGAGACCAAAGCTGGTCTGGTTGGAGAGGGGGCGCCACACTGCCAGCCCGCACCCTGTGGCAGGCAGAGTTGCACCCACCTTTTTGATGGCCGTCCAGTCCTCCAGGATGTCAATCTCCTGCAGCATGTACACGATGTAGGGGCCTGCGATGGGGGTCAAGGAAGCAGGAAGCCTGGTGGAAGGGGCAGGGGATGGGCCCCCGGCCCAGGGGGTAGGTGGGGGCGCCAGCACTCAGAAGAGATGGTGCCATGGATGGCAGGGTGGGGAGCCGAGCTGGGGTAGCACTCAGGCTGCGCCTCCGACCTCGTGGCTCCTGGGTTCTCAGCAGGGTGGAGTTCGTGGCTATGGCCTATTTCAATCTCACCCAGTCCACAGAGGGCTTCCAGACCCAACCTTACCACCCCTTGgctccctcctcacctcctctcAGGCCTCAAGGTCAGAAGGCCAAGGCCCAGGCCACCCACTCAGGGATCTTGCCTCCCTGTTCCCTCGTCTGGCCCCTTTCCCACCTACACAGGGACTCTCATCTCTTCTGTCCTAAAAACCACCCCCCATCGGTCTCACACCCCCGTCTGAGGAACAGCCACTCTGTCCCCCTGACGtctccacaccctcaccttcCACCCTCGCTCAAGTCTCTGTAGTCCAGATTCTTCCCTCCCTGCTTGAATCTGATCCCCATCACCAGGAGGTCAATTTCCTGATAATCTGGTTGCGGCAGAAATTTGGAGGGGTGTGTATACCCAAGAATTCAACTCCGTGCTCGGCTATGCGAGAGGGGAGGCCGGCACAGCAGGCCCTGAAGAGGGGCTCACACCTGGGGTGTGGCAGAGAGGACTATGTCCAGAAGGGAGGCAGGTGCCCCAGTTCAGGTACAGGGGtgcagaggaaagggaagccACAGCCATTTGTCGGGGAAACCAGGAGAGGCTTCACGGAGGAGGTGACAATTGATGGGAACAGAACAGGCAGACAGGTAAAGGCATccaagaggagagtggaaagtcAGCAAAGGTACGGGGCTGGGAGAGCCTGGGATGTGCCCAGGACACTGTGAGAAAGCCAGAAGAGCCTCAGAGGAGGCCTCACTCAGAAAACCACGGGAAAACCTCTGGATGAATGCTTGTTTTCCCATGGTCCACACCGCCCAGGAGGACCCTGCAGAAAATTCAACAGCTGGATCTGCCTGTACACGGCCACAGGAGGCCAGATGACCTTAAGTGAGTCTGGTCTGCCTCTGTCTCCCGTGtgcctccaccctgacctcctgCCCAATTCAGGCCACTGTATGGGGAAGGATACCGGAAACGAGAGGCGCCTTCTTCCTCTTGTTGGGCGGCAGGGAGTCCCATGTCTTCGAGCTGCCTCTGGCGTGCAGTTTGTCATCCCACCACTCTGTGCCCCAGGGCAGAGTCAGCATCGGGGTGCTGTCCTCCCAGGACGCCCCACCCCTGCAGCCCGCATCCCTCACATGGGCCAGGCCAGCCCGTCCCCATCAGCCTCCCCAGGGCAGTGCAGAGAAGCCTGGGCTTGGAAGCCGAGTTCAATCCTGGGAAAGAGGTCACTGTACTCCTgtgaacctcagcttcttcagctgtTTCATGGACAGGGGTGTAAGACCACtaacccctccctccccagtgcCCGGTGTGGACGGACACGGTGGCCATGGCAGGTGCACGTGTGTCGGAATGATACCTCCGTTCAGGAAACTGAGCACAGGGGCGGGGGACCCCTGAGCTGCCACTGTGCGCCAGGCACTGGGCCAGGCCCTTCCCCATCTGCTTTCCATCAGTCCCTGCGGTGACCGCGGAGCAGGTCCTCTTACAAGCACCCCCGAGCAGGCAGGAAAGCTGAGGCCCAGATAGGCAACGGGCACTGAAAGCATAGGGCCAAGCAGGGGTGCCGGCCGGCTGCTGGCCTCACCAGAGCTGATGTCCAGGCTCTGGCGgtcctcctccagcctctggaTCCGCTCCTGCAGCTCGCCCTGCAGCGTGTCGTAGAGCAGCAGCTTCTCACTCTGCAAGAGGCACCGCGGCTcagcggggaggggcggggcggggcggccacCGCCTCCCCACCCGGCGCACCCACATTCACCTCCAGGTGTTGCCTGGCTCCCTGCAGTTCACACTCATACTTGTTCCTGATCACGTCCAGACAGAAGCCTTTGTAAATCCCTACGGAGGGAGGGCGATGGGCGGCCCGGCTTGGCCAGGGCCCTGGCTGCCCACAAAGGCAGGCGAGCCAGGGCAGGGGTGAGAGGGGAAGGCGACAGAGAGCCGTGGGTTCTCGTAACGGGGCGGGGCACAGGACGGGCCACAGACCTGCCACCTGAATGCGAATCTTGAGGCTCCGCTGCAGCCCCCCCAGGGGCTCCGTGTATTCGGGCGCCCTCTCAGCTCCCACTTCCTCCAGCCGCACCCGCAGCTGACTCAGTCTTTCCCTGAACAACCTGGGAGGCGAAAGGCAGCCGTGCGCTCGTGTGCCCATCCACCGAACACGTGCCCAGCGCCCCCGGTCAGGCCCTCGCTCACGCCGGCCCCAGCCAGCCCTGGCCAGCGCCAGGCCCGCCGCAGCCTCCTGCAAGCCTGGCCCCGGGCCCCTCGCTCACTTCTCCTTCAGCTCCGAGAACTGCTTCTCCAGGTCCATCATCTCACTGACGCACTCGCTGCGGCGCCGCTCATAGTCCTCCTCGTCCATCTCTGGGACAAGAGGCCAGTCAGGGCCGGCTGAGGGGGGCGCGGGCAGGGCGCTCGAGGGTGTGTGGGGCTCACCTGAGCTCTCCTCTTCGGACTCGGTCTGGCTGCCGCTCCGCTCCTCCtcgctctcctcctcctccccattcATCTCGGCGGCTGAGTCGCCCTCTGCTTCCATCTCCTCTGTGTCCTTGCTTGGAGGCTGGACGGGCATCTGGGCGCTGGGAGTATCAGTGTAGCCGTCACtcgcccctgcccccagctccgaGTGGCAAAGTGGTCACCTGGGGAGTCAAACCAAGCTTCACTGTGGACGGGGACAATCAGGGGAGGGACTGGACTGGACTCGCTGGGCCCCGGGGACACATGGGGTGGGGCAGGTACAAACGGAGTCATCTACACATTTCCCGGAAATCTAGGAGCCCCAGAAATGCCCATCCCCTTGGACGTTGTTGGTGATCTCAATCTCTGTAATACTGGCCAGGGTGATGATCCGTAGAATGGGAAAGGCCAAGATGGGCTCCCCACTGCCTACAGGACTGGGCCCAAACTTCTGACCCAGGCTTTCAAGGCCCTGCACAGACTGGACTTGAACCACTGCCCAGCTCCTTCACCCACATCTAATGGCCAGTTCTCAAATACACCACGCacttcctccccagcccctgctgcccactgtgctgttccttctgcctataAAGCCCTCCACTTCTCTTTCCACTCTACAATGCTTGGGTCCTCTCGCTATGCTCAAATCCTGTCTCCTTCTGCTTCCAATAAGACCCCACGTCATCAGTTCTCCACTCTCTTCTGCATGCTCAATTTTCCCTCTTGGCAGCTCTTAGGAAACTTTAGACATGCTTAGGTATTTCCCAACAtacagaaaaagcagaaacataaaaCTTCATCCTACTCCACTCAATTACCCATTTCCCATCTTTTCAACGTCTCGTGAACACTTGCCCTTCCTACTCTTTCACCTTCCACTTGTTCCAATCTGTCTCTGTAGCATCACTCTCAGCTGAAACTGATCCTGTAGTTAACAGATGACCTCCTCGTGCCCAATGCCAATATTTTTCAGTGCCTATCTTGACTCCTCAGCAGCAAAGAGCACTGTTAAGCATTCTTTTACTCACCAATTTAATCTTTATTGAAAAATCTATTATATGCTAGGTACCATCAGACACGATGGTAGGAGCTTGGCTCAAGTGTGGCAGACAGAGAGTCTCTGATCTCAAGGAGTTTACAAGTTCCTAGGACAGAGAGGCCCGGAAGCAGAAGTTCCAGTGGCATATGGGAGAGGCAGCTAACTGAAACGTGGAGCTTGCTGCAGAGTGAGGGCTTGTAGAGGAAGATGGGCCAGACCCAGGAGCTGAGCTGGTGAGGAAGAGAAAGCATTCTAAGGAGAGTGAGTGGCATGAGCAAAGACcctgaaaggagagaaagggcagGATTGGGGGCACATGGGTCTAAGCCTCAGAGAGAAATCTGGGCTGTAGAGATCTCGTCATCACATATAGTGAGTTCTTCAGACCTTGGGAGAGAGTGCAACCAGCAAGGCAGAATGTGTGGAGTGAGAAGGGGCTCATGATGGAACTCCAGGGTCACCGAAGGGGCAGATGATGAGACCCctccaaaagaagaagaaaattagcAAGAGATGGAAGAGGATAAACTCAAAGTTGGGGAGAGAGAATTTCAGAATGAAGAAGTGACAGTGccaagtgcagccaaaagatCACCCAAGAGGAAGAATAAACAGTCTTCTCAACAGATCATCTCTTTACCTACTGGGGGCTCCTGTTTCACTGTGATACCGTCTCTGGGCTTCTTTGTAGTCCTTTAGCTCTGTGCAGTCACCCTTCCTGACTTATTTATGTGTCTATTTGCCCATTCTCATGTCTGTCTCTCCAACCAGCTTGTAAGCCTCACCAGGGCAGGGCTGCACATGTGCTTTATTCACCCATTTGTACCAACTCATTTGATAACTGGAGGATTTGCACATACAAAGTTAAACAAAACCTTTTGTATGGCAGGGATTGGCTTTTACTTCTCGGTAGCCCCTGGCTTCTGCAAAGGTACTCGAATAAAGTAATTGGCCTAAGTTTcaaagtgggcttccctagtgactcagatggtaaagaatgtgcctgcaaggcaggagacgtgggtttgatccctgggtggggaagatcccctggagaagcgaatggctacccactccagtattcttgtctggagaatttcatggacagagaagactggcaggctacagtccatggggtcgcaaagtcagatacaactgagtgactaacactttcaaagttTCAAAACATCCCTCAATGATTTCACAAATGATCTCAACCTGGCCTGAAAGCCTCGGTTCACCAAACCAGCCTCTTTCCCATCCTGCCTCAATTTCCAAACTTTGCAGTTCTTCTTCACTAGTAAGGCCTATCTTTCTGGGCCAGAAAGGGTGAGGGATTGGGGAAAAGTCTCTCCAGCAGTCTCTGAGTCTACTGCTTACCCTGGGTATAAAAAGAGAATAACCATCGCCACTCTCAGTGTTGTAAAGGCTGCAAGCGGTGAATGGCAAAGCAAATTGTAAGGCACTGTGCACACTGCAATTTATCTTTCAGAAAGTGAGCAAGTCGAGGGCAGGCCTCCTAAGAAGGAAGATCCTGCCCCAGTCTCGAAGAAGCCAACCCAGCCCCTCCACGGCGCACCGAGAGCTTCCCGCCCAGTTCCATCGCCGTACGTGCAGGCGCGGGCGGGAGAATCACTGGCTCTTCCGCAGCCAGCTCTGGTCCCGCGGTCCCCGCACGCGTCCGGCCGGTTAAGTCTCCGCTTCGGCCCTGGAGATTGGGCCGGTTCCGATCGACTGACCGGAGAGGGCAAACCAGGCGCCAGAGTTGGCGTTACGCACCCGCGGGGAGTGGGGCCTCTGACCACGTCCAACACTCCCTGAGAGGTGCCAGAGGATGCGGACACTGGGCGCCGCCGCGGGGCTCCCGGAAGCGCTGGGCCGGTCTCTTTCTTTCTGGGGCGGGGGGGCCTGGCCGCACTTCCGCATGCGTCATCAGGAGGCGCCTATAGGAACTCTCACAATTGGGCAGCTGGAGGTGAGGCATGCTGGGATACCGCGGGCCGGTTTCCATAGCAACCGATCGAATTTACACAGGCTTTCGACGGGCAGGAAAGGCCCTCGTGCGTTCTTTGCCATGAAGCCCGCGCGCCACTGTCTGCAGCCACCTCCCCCGGCTTGAAAAGGGGAGAACCTGCGACATGTTCTCCCATCCCCGCCCGGTTCAGGATAGTAATGAAGCCAACTGTAGGTGTCAACACATTTATTTACACATTGTAGTCGGTAGGCAAATTACCCAGCCCAGCCTATTCAAGGGTACAAATTCAGACTATTAACACACACAACCTACCagacctttcccttcttcagagccCCCGGGGCGGAGGCCTAGACTACCAGGAAGCTGCCGAAAACCTAAGAACTAAATTCAACGCCTTCATCTGATTTCTTTCCAAAACGCCCCTTTTGTTAAGTACTGACTTCTCAGCTCTGCCCCATTCATACGTTTTTGCTCTCCTACTGCCCACCCACCCAAGAttgttaataataacaataataacaataataatactgtaataatattaataatacttcACATTTGTACGAAGCTTACAGAGTGTTTTCACATATAGCATCTCCTCTGAGCCTCCCAACAGTTCTGTGAGGTAGGTATTTCTCACCTCCCTTTTACAGACGGGGTAACTGAAGCTCAGGGAAAGAACGGGatttgctcaaggccacacaacTAGTTAGTGGTTAAGCTAGGACTTGACCCCAGCACCCCATATTCAAGTCCAGTGTTCAAACACCACAGCCACCACTGTAAAGTGGAGTGACATTTCTTACCCCAGTCAGGCCTGAGGGACGGCCTAAGGAGGGAGGGGTCTGAGACTTCTCAGACTAGGTGGGGGAAGGGCTCAGCAGTGACGCGGGGAGTCAGGGTACTTGGCCTTCAACTCCTGTTTGAACTGACGGTAAAGGATCTTATTGTGCTGATTTTCAGCCTCCTTTTGGGGATGGAATTTCAGAACTTCTTTGAAGCCCTTATGAACCAGGAA comes from the Odocoileus virginianus isolate 20LAN1187 ecotype Illinois chromosome 28, Ovbor_1.2, whole genome shotgun sequence genome and includes:
- the BRMS1 gene encoding breast cancer metastasis-suppressor 1 isoform X2, with amino-acid sequence MPVQPPSKDTEEMEAEGDSAAEMNGEEEESEEERSGSQTESEEESSEMDEEDYERRRSECVSEMMDLEKQFSELKEKLFRERLSQLRVRLEEVGAERAPEYTEPLGGLQRSLKIRIQVAGIYKGFCLDVIRNKYECELQGARQHLESEKLLLYDTLQGELQERIQRLEEDRQSLDISSEWWDDKLHARGSSKTWDSLPPNKRKKAPLVSGPYIVYMLQEIDILEDWTAIKKDLD
- the BRMS1 gene encoding breast cancer metastasis-suppressor 1 isoform X1, whose amino-acid sequence is MPVQPPSKDTEEMEAEGDSAAEMNGEEEESEEERSGSQTESEEESSEMDEEDYERRRSECVSEMMDLEKQFSELKEKLFRERLSQLRVRLEEVGAERAPEYTEPLGGLQRSLKIRIQVAGIYKGFCLDVIRNKYECELQGARQHLESEKLLLYDTLQGELQERIQRLEEDRQSLDISSEWWDDKLHARGSSKTWDSLPPNKRKKAPLVSGPYIVYMLQEIDILEDWTAIKKARAAVSPQKRKSDGP